One genomic segment of Chitinophaga sancti includes these proteins:
- a CDS encoding glycoside hydrolase family 15 protein: MEKHTYQTGLIGNCAFLAHVNINTNIDWLCWPQMDSTFVFGGMLDKKKGGEFSILPDGEYNSRQYYLENTNILVTEITNGNGKYRITDFAPRFHQYERYFKPLMLIRKITPLEGNPRIRVKCEPVCDYGGRKLKAQRGSNHIEFLGCDEHIRLTTNIPVSYLFEEEYFVLNEEKYLLLSYGQPLEAPLNSTAERFLRETTVYWRTWIKHSNIANFYQPAVIRSALALKIHQYEDTGAIIAASTTSLPESPGSGRNWDYRYCWLRDTYYVITALNHIGHFEEMEKYFGYVADISFSGDYRYQPLYGITGKKNLIEQILPHLEGYQGNQPVRIGNQAYEHIQNDIYGQVLISMLPLYTDHRFIFSERKDSAWWIEYLLKKIERTIDEKDAGIWEFRNFANIHCYSNLFQWAGCSAAEKMARIIGSNDLAAQATALKNRAAAHIESCYDPIRKVYTNATGSLHLDASTLQLIMMNYLDPASDRAKDHLAALEKELKTPNGLFYRYLHSDDFGKPKTTFLVCAFWYVEALACVGRIDDAVREFEKLMQYSNHLLLFSEDVDETNGSQWGNFPQAYSHVGLMNAAYRIAMKLDTPIFK; this comes from the coding sequence ATGGAAAAACACACCTATCAAACAGGTCTGATCGGTAACTGCGCCTTCCTGGCGCACGTAAACATCAACACCAATATCGACTGGCTTTGTTGGCCTCAGATGGATAGTACCTTCGTGTTCGGAGGCATGCTTGACAAGAAAAAAGGAGGGGAATTCTCGATCCTGCCCGATGGTGAATACAATAGCCGTCAGTATTACCTTGAAAACACCAACATCCTGGTCACTGAAATTACCAATGGCAATGGCAAATACAGGATTACTGACTTTGCACCCCGTTTTCACCAGTACGAAAGGTATTTCAAACCACTGATGCTGATCCGTAAGATCACACCACTGGAAGGTAATCCCCGTATCCGGGTCAAATGTGAACCTGTATGCGATTATGGTGGTCGCAAACTCAAAGCACAACGGGGCAGTAACCACATTGAATTCCTTGGATGCGATGAACATATCCGCCTGACCACCAATATTCCGGTGAGCTATCTTTTTGAAGAGGAGTACTTTGTATTAAATGAAGAAAAATACCTGCTCCTCTCCTATGGTCAGCCACTGGAAGCGCCACTCAACAGTACTGCTGAACGTTTCCTTCGTGAAACAACTGTATACTGGCGTACCTGGATTAAACACTCCAATATCGCCAACTTCTACCAGCCGGCGGTGATCCGTTCCGCGCTGGCACTGAAGATTCACCAATATGAAGATACCGGCGCCATTATCGCCGCCAGTACCACCAGTTTGCCGGAATCTCCGGGCAGCGGCCGTAACTGGGATTACCGTTATTGCTGGCTCAGAGACACCTATTATGTCATCACCGCGCTCAACCATATCGGTCACTTCGAAGAGATGGAAAAATATTTCGGCTATGTGGCAGATATTTCTTTCTCCGGCGATTATCGGTACCAGCCTCTTTATGGGATCACAGGCAAAAAGAACCTGATTGAGCAAATACTTCCCCACCTTGAAGGTTACCAGGGCAATCAGCCTGTAAGGATCGGCAACCAGGCGTATGAGCATATACAGAACGATATTTACGGTCAGGTGCTCATTTCCATGTTGCCTTTGTATACTGACCACCGCTTTATCTTCTCAGAAAGAAAAGATTCTGCCTGGTGGATAGAATACCTGCTGAAAAAGATTGAGCGGACTATTGATGAAAAGGATGCAGGGATATGGGAGTTCCGCAACTTCGCAAACATCCATTGTTATAGTAATCTCTTCCAGTGGGCGGGTTGCTCTGCGGCAGAAAAGATGGCGCGCATCATTGGCAGTAATGATCTTGCCGCACAGGCCACGGCATTGAAGAACAGGGCTGCGGCGCATATAGAGAGTTGTTATGATCCGATTCGTAAAGTATATACAAATGCAACAGGTAGTTTGCACCTGGATGCAAGTACCTTACAGCTGATTATGATGAATTACCTGGATCCGGCTTCGGACAGGGCAAAAGATCACCTGGCGGCGTTGGAGAAAGAGTTGAAAACACCGAATGGATTATTTTACCGGTATTTGCATTCAGATGATTTTGGGAAACCAAAGACAACATTCCTCGTATGTGCGTTCTGGTATGTGGAGGCACTCGCGTGTGTAGGAAGGATAGATGATGCGGTACGGGAGTTTGAAAAGCTGATGCAGTATTCGAATCATTTGTTATTGTTCAGTGAAGATGTAGATGAGACGAATGGTAGTCAGTGGGGGAATTTCCCGCAGGCGTATAGTCATGTAGGATTGATGAATGCTGCATACAGGATAGCGATGAAGTTGGATACGCCGATATTTAAATAG